In Deinococcus misasensis DSM 22328, one DNA window encodes the following:
- a CDS encoding WapI family immunity protein codes for MQLMTGQISVELKILGYLFPDKTDFDGSNRLMILLEMQSPWGLWSRNDPCLEVLEAQRLLHWFQEVERHFDFFAGWKTSHLDSSECFIEPNLEFWVRGGQVIPRPEGTLVMDVLFSHEFLPPFSSELPHDMLLEEEKVHQVLLRFYLTHEQLKTLIRQWEQDMTPFPERYSKEKW; via the coding sequence ATGCAATTGATGACAGGTCAAATCTCAGTGGAATTGAAGATTTTAGGGTACTTGTTCCCTGACAAAACAGATTTTGATGGATCGAACCGATTGATGATTCTCCTGGAGATGCAATCTCCTTGGGGACTGTGGAGCCGAAATGATCCGTGTCTTGAAGTTCTGGAAGCCCAAAGACTCCTTCATTGGTTCCAAGAAGTGGAACGCCATTTTGATTTCTTTGCTGGATGGAAGACCAGTCATTTGGATTCATCTGAATGCTTCATAGAGCCCAATCTGGAGTTCTGGGTCCGTGGAGGACAAGTGATTCCTAGACCTGAAGGCACTCTGGTCATGGACGTTTTGTTTTCCCATGAATTTTTGCCACCTTTTTCCAGTGAATTGCCTCATGATATGCTTTTGGAGGAAGAGAAGGTGCATCAGGTCCTTTTGAGGTTTTATCTGACCCATGAGCAATTGAAGACTTTGATCCGTCAATGGGAACAGGACATGACTCCCTTTCCAGAACGTTATTCCAAAGAAAAATGGTAA
- a CDS encoding RNB domain-containing ribonuclease, whose product MTQTSLPPVGSLVLHQSKLALVQELAANDRIVLKNPGGTVKVRPKDVVMLHPGPLQSIPAPSSEGSEQDLEELHVLLEGQSLPLTEACALLLGDSTPPQLVRALQLFWASPLFDVQDGQIEAVPQEVLDQRARKARQQEELLDLKKRFGQWQLTESEQQELANSVLKGRQSRMEQQLGLQLDVQQKHRMLIHTGFWPLRFDPYPEAFGLQHPLEDLEVEETLLERRDLRHLLSLAIDEADCTDPDDAISWDGESLYVHIADVARFLPPFSSQSEQVVSRVSSRYFPHKIIHMLPESLMHRCRMQGEQQAITVQLHWHPDGDFREIEVYPSTVCVQRLSYLEAEEKLRQKALWPDLQEVLHLEDTHHESRPSVKVKGDQIVLDQRPEGLADQLVWQSMVLANGGIADHAREQDIPMVYAKQTAERFLAPTQYTTVPSGHHSSGQAYYTHATSPMRRNVDLMVQQQLYGLWTGQNAYSGPQLLETIHSQDQLRDAVRQAERLSVQHWLLVYVHECGWQGKILNSKRGNQMEDLRLPVLLPARANLDSLFVSREVDFKNGVVRVEEMP is encoded by the coding sequence ATGACGCAAACGTCCCTTCCCCCTGTGGGCAGTCTGGTGCTGCACCAGAGCAAACTGGCCCTCGTTCAGGAGTTGGCTGCCAATGACCGCATTGTTTTGAAAAACCCGGGTGGCACGGTGAAAGTCCGGCCCAAAGATGTGGTGATGCTGCATCCCGGCCCCCTCCAGAGCATCCCTGCGCCCTCCTCTGAGGGCTCTGAGCAGGACCTTGAAGAATTGCATGTGTTGCTGGAAGGCCAGAGCCTGCCTCTCACAGAAGCCTGTGCTTTGCTGCTGGGAGACAGCACCCCTCCCCAACTGGTCCGGGCCTTGCAGCTTTTTTGGGCCAGTCCGTTGTTTGATGTGCAAGACGGCCAGATCGAGGCGGTGCCTCAGGAGGTGCTGGACCAGAGGGCCAGAAAAGCCCGCCAGCAAGAAGAACTGCTGGACCTCAAGAAGCGCTTCGGGCAGTGGCAACTCACGGAAAGCGAACAGCAGGAACTGGCCAACTCGGTGTTGAAAGGCCGCCAGAGCCGCATGGAGCAGCAGCTCGGGTTGCAACTCGATGTGCAGCAAAAGCACCGCATGCTGATTCACACCGGATTCTGGCCCCTCAGGTTTGATCCTTACCCCGAGGCATTTGGCTTGCAGCACCCTCTGGAAGATCTGGAAGTCGAGGAGACCCTTCTGGAGCGCAGGGATTTACGTCACCTGCTCAGTCTGGCCATCGACGAGGCGGACTGCACCGACCCGGACGATGCCATCTCATGGGATGGGGAAAGCCTGTATGTGCACATCGCAGATGTGGCCCGCTTTCTGCCCCCTTTCAGTTCCCAGAGTGAACAGGTGGTTTCAAGGGTCAGCAGCCGTTACTTTCCGCACAAAATCATCCACATGCTGCCCGAATCTCTGATGCACCGTTGCCGCATGCAGGGAGAGCAGCAGGCCATCACCGTCCAGTTGCACTGGCACCCAGATGGGGATTTCCGTGAAATAGAGGTGTACCCCAGCACCGTCTGCGTTCAGCGCCTCAGCTACCTTGAAGCGGAAGAAAAGCTGCGCCAGAAAGCACTCTGGCCGGACCTTCAAGAGGTGCTCCATCTGGAAGACACCCACCACGAGAGCCGCCCTTCGGTGAAGGTCAAAGGGGACCAGATCGTGCTGGACCAGCGTCCAGAGGGTCTGGCCGATCAGTTGGTGTGGCAGAGCATGGTGCTGGCCAACGGTGGCATTGCCGATCATGCCAGAGAACAGGACATTCCGATGGTCTATGCCAAGCAGACGGCGGAGCGCTTTCTGGCCCCCACCCAGTACACCACCGTCCCGAGCGGCCACCACAGCAGCGGTCAGGCGTATTACACCCACGCCACCAGCCCCATGCGTCGCAATGTGGATTTGATGGTGCAGCAGCAGCTTTATGGCCTCTGGACCGGTCAGAACGCTTACTCGGGTCCCCAGTTGCTGGAAACCATCCACAGTCAGGACCAGTTGCGGGATGCCGTCAGGCAAGCCGAAAGGTTGTCTGTTCAGCACTGGTTGCTGGTGTATGTGCATGAGTGTGGCTGGCAAGGCAAAATCCTCAACAGCAAGAGGGGCAACCAGATGGAGGATTTGCGTTTGCCTGTGTTGCTGCCTGCTCGGGCCAATCTGGACAGCCTTTTTGTCTCCAGAGAAGTGGATTTCAAGAATGGGGTGGTGCGGGTAGAGGAAATGCCCTAA
- a CDS encoding helix-turn-helix transcriptional regulator yields the protein MNLSGRTVHKSERLIRILDILKHTALTSTELRKRLNLPERQTRTLQRDLELLVSAGDLTRRNDGRYESTSKKPSSFNPAEALAAYSAARLLYHHAAEYNEHYLSMLEKLTFNLPEPVRKIAEQMNRTYSQKPNRTQSRSLEHCSMAWLQGQWLKFDYHASSTGKKRTVELSIYFIEINPHNRAAYAIGFERTSKKPAIRVFKVSRMKNTQVLKETFEIPEDFNALGFMQHAWGVSVGDPQTLVLRFKPEAREHLLEENLEFRARRFELLSDGFTLVELTVANLWEVVPWIKGWGAWVRVEEPTDLRETLMQQLRETLAYYAEAGEPSQQVHA from the coding sequence ATGAATCTCTCTGGCCGCACCGTGCACAAAAGCGAACGCCTCATCCGCATTCTGGACATCCTGAAACACACCGCCCTCACCAGCACGGAATTGCGCAAACGCCTGAACCTCCCAGAGCGGCAAACCCGCACCCTGCAACGCGATCTAGAACTGCTGGTCAGCGCAGGGGACCTGACGCGCCGCAACGATGGCCGTTACGAGAGCACCAGCAAGAAGCCCTCGTCGTTCAACCCCGCAGAAGCGCTTGCTGCTTACAGCGCAGCCCGGTTGCTGTACCACCATGCCGCTGAATACAACGAGCATTACCTGTCCATGCTGGAAAAACTCACCTTCAATTTGCCCGAGCCTGTCCGCAAAATTGCCGAGCAGATGAACCGCACCTACAGCCAGAAACCCAACCGCACCCAGAGCCGCAGTCTGGAACACTGCTCCATGGCATGGCTGCAAGGCCAGTGGCTGAAATTTGACTATCATGCCAGTTCCACAGGCAAGAAACGCACTGTGGAACTCTCCATTTATTTCATCGAGATCAACCCCCACAACCGGGCTGCTTACGCGATTGGTTTTGAACGCACCAGCAAAAAACCCGCCATCCGGGTGTTCAAAGTCTCCCGCATGAAAAACACGCAAGTCCTGAAAGAAACCTTCGAGATCCCCGAGGATTTCAACGCTCTGGGCTTCATGCAGCACGCATGGGGGGTCAGTGTGGGCGACCCTCAAACACTGGTCTTGCGTTTCAAACCCGAGGCCAGAGAACACCTCCTCGAAGAAAACCTTGAATTCCGGGCCAGACGGTTTGAGCTGCTTTCAGACGGCTTTACCCTCGTTGAATTGACCGTTGCCAACCTCTGGGAGGTTGTGCCATGGATCAAAGGTTGGGGGGCATGGGTCCGTGTGGAAGAGCCCACAGACCTGCGGGAAACCCTGATGCAGCAACTGCGTGAGACTCTGGCGTATTACGCAGAAGCAGGGGAACCGTCTCAGCAGGTTCATGCCTGA